The sequence GCCGAGCAGGCCGCCGACGCCGTGGATACCGAAGACGTCGAGGGTGTCGTCATAGTTGAAGCGATGCTTGAGACTGGTGCAGGCCCAGAAGCAGATGGCACCCGCGACGCCGCCGATCACGATGCCATGCCAGGGCTCCACGAAGCCCGAAGCGGGGGTGATCGTGCCGAGACCAGCCACGGCACCCGAAATCATGCCAAGCACTGAGGGTTTGCGCCGCGTGATCCATTCGATCGCAGTCCATGTCAGCGCGCCGGCGCATGCCGCCAGATGGGTTGCGAGAATCGCCATCACCGCGCGTGAGCCGGCCTGCAATGCCGAACCGCCATTGAAACCGAACCAGCCGACCCACAACAGGCCGGTGCCGATCACCGCGAGTGAGAGATCGTGAGGCGACAGGTTTTCCGTGCCATAGCCGCGGCGCCGTCCCATCACCACCGCGGCCACAAGGCCTGCGGTGCCAGCGCTGAGGTGCACGACGAGACCGCCGGCGAAATCCAGCACGCCGGCTTGCGCCAGAAAACCGCCGCCCCAGACCCAGTGGGCCAACGGGATGTACACCACCGTGAACCAGCCGATGCAGAACAGCACATAGGATGAAAACCGCATCCGGTCCGCGACGGATCCCGCCACCAGCGCTACGGTGATTACCGCGAAGGTCATTTGATAAATCGCGAACAGCGCTTCCGGAATGGTTTTCGCGGCGGAATTGACGCCGTCCATGGCCATGCCGGACATCAGAATGCGATCCAGTGTTCCGATCCACGCGCCGTCGCCGACGAACACCAGGCTGTAACCGTAGATCACCCAGAGAATGGAAATCAGCGCCACCGCGATCAGGCTTTGCGCCATGGTCGCCAGCACGTTCTTCTTGCGCACCATGCCGGCATAGAACAGCGCGAGGCCGGGAATCGTCATCATCAGCACGAACGCGGTCGCCGTGATCATCCATGCAGTGTCGGCGGCGTCGATCTTCACTGTGCCGGCGAAAGCAGGCGCTGCAAATGCAAAAATCGCGACGAAAGTTGTCGCCGCAAATCGTGCGGCGGCGCGCGGCAACCTCAACATCGTAATCCCCCCGGCTAGGAAGACCTCGCGGCGTCTTGCGCGCGCCGCTGCGGTCGCTTGGTGATGCTTATTTGTTTGAGCGTGATCTTATCCAAAAACCGGCTTCCGCTTTTTGGGATCATGCTCCCAAAATTCTAGAGCGCGTCGTTGTCGGTTTCGCCGGTCCGGATGCGGACGGCGTTCTCGATCGGCGTGACGAAAACCTTGCCGTCGCCGATCTGTCCGGTGCGCGCGCCGGCGGTGATGACCTGCACTGCCTTGTCGGCGAGATCGGAGCCGACTGCGATTTCGATTCGCAGCTTGGGCAGGAAATTCACGATGTATTCTGCGCCCCGGTAAATCTCGGTGTGGCCCTTCTGGCGGCCGAAGCCCTTCACCTCGGTCACAGTCATGCCGTGCACCCCGATCGCGGTCAGAGCCAGGCGGACCTCTTCAAGTTTGAAGGGTTTGATGATTGCGGTGATTAGCTTCATGATCGCGTTTCATCCCTTGAATTCAATGCGACGTCCTCACGCGTCTTTACTCGGACCCATGCTAAATCGCTACCTTTTTGGGCAAATCGGCAGAAAAATATGCAGTTTGGGCCAAAAAGCATTGCGGCGATGCGCGGTCAGTTTGTAGCATTCGCTTTGCTCGGGGGCCGAGACCGATTGCATCCGCTTCGTGCCGCAATTCGATGCCGCAAAATGTCTTGCTGCTGGGCCCCGCACATAATTTTCCGCAGTGAGGATATGGCATGTCGGGGCGATCTTGGTTTGTTGCCGTCGGGGATAAGCAGGAAGGCCCCTATTCCGAGGACGAGTTTCGCGACCTGATTGCACGAGGCGCGGTCAGGGCTGATACATATGTGTGGGCGGACGGTATGCCCGCTTGGCAGTTCGCCGGCGACGTTCCGGGTCTGCTGTCGTCCGGTCGCACGCCGCCGTCGATCCCGCGGCAGGGCGGCGCCATCCCCGCGGAGAGCGCGCAGTCGGGTCAGTCGTTTTCCATCGATTTCAGCATCTGGGAGATGACCGGTCGGGCGCTGATCTTTGTGATTGGTTTTCTGCTGGTCATCCCGGCGCCGTGGGTGGCTGCAAGTTTTTACGGCTGGGTGATCTCGCGCGTCCATGTGCCGGGGCGCGGCCAGCTCGGCTTCACCGGCAAGCCGCTGGACATCTGGTATGTCTTCGTCGCACTGGCATTGCTGACTTACGTCGGACAGAGCGGCATCGGATACATCGAGCTGCTTGTTTTTCCGCTGCAGGCGTTTCTGTCCTGGCTTTCGCTTCGATGGGTGATCGCAAACATCAGCGCACAGGGACAACCGCTGGGGCTGAGCTTCACGGGAAATGCCTGGACGTATATTGGCTGGTATCTGCTGTTCTACCTGTCGATCATCACCATCATCGGATGGGCGTGGGTGATCACGGCCTGGATGCGCTGGCTCTGCGCCAATGTCGAAGGGACGCGGCGGGCGATTTCGTTCAACGCAACCGGGCTTGAGATGCTGTGGAGAACGCTGGTGTTCTCCATCGCCTGCATCTTCATTATTCCAATCCCGTGGATGATCCGGTGGTACGGCCAATGGTATATCGCGCAGTTCTCGGCATCAGGCCGGGTATAAGGCGCGACATCGCCATTGCGGAAGCCGCCTAAGCCGGCGGCTTTTCCTTGCGCTCGCGGACCGAGCCTTCCTGCGCGACAGAGGCCACCAGCGTGCCGTCCTGCTTGAAGATCAGGCCTCGCGTCAGGCCGCGCCCGCCCTGCGCACTCGGCGAGTCCTGGCTGTAGAGCAGCCATTCGTCGGCGCGAAACGGCCGGTGAAACCACATCGCATGATCGAGGCTGGCGGGCATCATGCGCTGGTCGAACAATGTGCGTCCGTAGCGCGCCATCACTGCATCGAGCAGTGAGAAGTCCGACGCATAGGCCAACGCGCACATGTGCAGCGCCGGATCTTCTGGCAGTTTCGCGACGGTACGAATCCAGACATGGATGCGGCCGTCCTCGATCTTCTGGCCGAAGTAGCGGCCGAGTTCGACCGGGCGCAATTCGATCGGCCGATCGGATTCATAATAGCGGCGGATGAATTCCGGCATCTCCTTGAAGATCGGCTGCTTGGAGACCTCTTCGGCCGTCAGCTTTTCGGGTGGTGGGACATCCGGCATTTTCTCCTGATGGTTGAAGGAGCCTTCTTCCTCGGCGTGGAACGACACCATGATGGAGAAGATCGCGTGGCCGTGCTGGATCGCGGTTACGCGCCGTGTCGAATAGCTCTTGCCGTCGCGCAGCCGCTCGACCTCGTAGACGATCGGAATCTGCGGATCGCCTGGCAGGATGAAATAGCAGTGCAGCGAATGCGGCAGGCGGCCTTCGACCGTGCGGCACGCCGCCACCATCGCCTGTCCGATCACCTGTCCGCCGAACACCCGCTGCCAGCGCGTTTTCGGGCTGGTGCCGCGGAACAGGTTCACTTCGAGTTGTTCGATATCGAGGATCGAGAGCAGATCAATGAGGCTTTTCGACATTCACGATGTTCCGATCTTCGTCATGCAGAGAGGACAAGGCGATTTCCGGCGGCCGGCAAACCCTGATAAACAGCGTGGGCCCATCTTCGGACCCATTCATAAGGCATATTTCCCTTATGGCCGGGTCTGAGGCAAGGGCGGCCGTGAAATACGCGCCATACGCATAATATGTCTTGAGAAACATCGGGGTCTCATGTCGTCACAGCGAAGCATCGTGATCGGGGGAGGCGCCTTCGCCGGGTTGGGACTGGCGCTGGCGCTGCGACAGGGTCTCGGCCCGGATATTCCGATCGTCGTTGCCGATCCGGCATTTGCCATGCGGCCGAGCCGCGATCCGCGTGCGTCCGCTATTGTCGCCGCCTGCCGCCGATTGTTCGAGGCGGTCGGCGTCTGGGGCGAAGTGGCGGATACCGCGCAACCCATTCTCGACATGGTGGTGACCGACTCCCGGCTTGAGGATGCGGTGCGTCCGACATTCCTGACCTTTTCGGGCGAGGTCGAGCCCGGCGAGCCGTTCGCCCACATGGTCGAAAACCGGCTTCTGATCGATGCGCTGACGGCGCGTGCGGAAGCCGAAGGCATCGAGCTCACTGCAGTGGCGGTGTCCACTTACGACTCGAATCCGGACGGCACGCGCGTGACGCTGAGCGACGGCCGCGTCATCGATGCGAGTCTGCTGGTCGCCGCTGACGGTGCCAGGTCGAAGCTGCGGGAGCGCGCCGGGATTGCGACCCATGGCTGGGACTACGATCAGTCGGGCATTGTCGTCACCGTTGGGCATGAGCGCGATCATCGAGGCCGCGCCGAGGAACATTTCCTACCGGCGGGGCCGTTCGCGATCCTGCCGCTGAAGGGCAACCGCTCGTCGCTGGTCTGGACCGAGAGCCGGCGTGAGGCCGCGCGCATCGTCGTTCTGCCCGCCGATGAATTCCAGGCCGAACTGGAAACACGATTCGGACTTCATCTCGGCGAGGTGAAGGCGCTCGACAAGCCGCGCGCATTTCCGCTCGGATACTTTGTGGCGCGCTCGTTCATCGCGGAGCGCCTCGCGCTGGTCGGCGACGCCGCCCATGTGATTCATCCGATCGCGGGACAGGGGCTCAATATGGGCCTCAAAGACGCGGCGGCGCTGGCGGAAGTGATCGTGGACGCGGCACGGCTCGGCATCGATCCGGGGCAGGCCGACGTACTGGAGCGCTATCAGCGCTGGCGGCGGTTCGACACGGTGGCGATGGGCGTCGCCACCAATTCGCTCAACCTGTTGTTCTCGAACAAATCGACCTTGCTGCGCACGGTGCGTGACATCGGGCTGGGACTGGTCGATCGTATGCCGCCGCTGAAAAGCGCCTTCATTCGTCAGGCGGCAGGATTATCCGGCGAGATGCCGCGGCTGCTCAAGGGCGAAGCGCTCTAGGTATGCAGTAGCTTTATCGCGATGTCGGCGGGCGTTTCGAACATCAGCGCCGGTGATGTCGCGCCAAGTGCTTCGCGTGTGGCATGGCCCCACGCCACGGCGCCAAAGTGTGCGCCGGCTTTCGCCGCAGCCTCGGCATCGCGAATTTCATCACCGATACACAGCGTGTCTTCGGGCTTGACGTTCAGTTTCCGCATCACGCGGGTGAACAGGGCGGATTTGCCGAACAGCGACGCGCCGCAGCCGAACGCCGCAAATAATCGCTCCGCGTCGCCCAGCGACCTGCGCACATTCGACTCGGAATCGGATGTTACGATCGCAAGAAGAATTTTTGCGGCGTGGAGCCGCTCGAGCATGCCGATCGAACCGGGAAACAGCGGAATATCACCGAGGTTCTCTGACTTCAGCCTGCGCATGTCGCGCGAAATCCAAGGAAGCCGCCACTTCGGAATTTCCAGATGCTTGATGATGTCGCGCGACGTCTTTCCCCGCAGCATCTCGGCAGCGTCATCGTCGATGCGCTTGAAGCGGTGTTTGTCGGCGATCGAATTCACCACGCTGCGAAACCACGGCAGGCTGTCGGACAGCGTGCCGTCGAAGTCGAAGATCGCGAGCTTGTAGGGCATCATCGCGGGAAGGACCGGCCGCGCCGGTCTCAATCAATTCGGCGCGCTTCTTCCGGCAGCATGATCGGAATGCCGTCGCGGATCGGATAGGCGAGCTTGGCCGAGCGCGAGATCAGTTCCTGCCGCGCGCTGTCGAATTCCAGCGGGCCCTTGGTTTGCGGGCACACTAGAATCTCCAGAAGTTTCGGATCGACGCTGCTTTCGGGCCGGTCGTTCGGCGAGGTCATTTCACTTCAGCTCCGCTGGATCTTTATTGCCGGGTCATAGCACGGCGCGGACAAAACAAAAACCGTCGGGATTTCGCAATCTATTGCAGAGGCGGATCGCCGCTGGTGCGTTTCTTGGCGAGATCCATTTCGGTGACCGCAATCAGGATTTCGGCGCGGGTCTTGAGGTTCGGCGCTTCCAGCAGCGCCTGCTTTTCCGCCGGTCCGTAGGGCGACATCATCGCCAGTGCGTTGACGAGGGCTTCGTTGGGCGCGCTCTCGATGCCGTCCCAGTCGACCTTGAGCTGATTGATCTTGAGAAACTGCGTGAGTGCCCGGAGCAGCGCGGGGCGATCCACGTCTTCCTCGCCCTTGCGCGCAGTGAAGTCGTCGATGAAGGCGGAGTAGTCCACGCGGCACTGGCGATAGGGCGTCAGAACCGTCTGCTCCTCAGCCACCTTGAACCGCGCGACACCGGTCAGTTCGAGAATGTAACGACCGTCACCGGATTCAGCGAGCTGGGTGATGCGGCCGACGCACCCGACCTTGAACAAGGTCGGCCGTTCGTTGCTGTGGGAGTGGGTGACATCGGGCTGGATCATGCCAATCAGGCGGTGGCCGTCACGCAGCGCGTCGTCCACCATCTGGAGATAGCGCGGCTCGAAAATATTGAGCGGCATCTGTCCGCGCGGCAGCAGCAGCGCGCCGGGCAGCGGAAATATCGGGATCACTTTCGGCAGATCGGCCGGACCTTTGTACTCGGCATTGATCGGCATCGGCTTCCCTCACTTCCGGCGTACGGCTTCGGACAAACCTTCAGGAGAAAAGGATCGTGGACAGACGCTTGCGGCCCTCAAGGGTGGCGTCGTCGTTCGGTCCCCATGCCTCGAAGAACTGCACGAGCTTCTTGCGCGCGCCATCGTCATCCCACTTACGATCGCGCTTGACGATTTCCATCAGATGGCCGGCCGCCTCGGTGCGCTTGCCATTCGCGTTGAGCGCGACCGCAAGATCGAAGCGCGCCTGGTGATCCAGGGGATTGGCCGCGACCTTCTGTTCGAGTTCGGTGACCGGGCCGACGGCTTTCGCCTGCTCGGCGAGATCGAGCATGGTCTGCACCGCAGAGACAGCCGCATCGCTGCGCTTGGACTCTGGTACCATGGCCAGCGTCTGCTTGGCCTGCTCCAGTGCACCGGTAGCGACATAGCACCGCGCGAGCCCGGCCAGCGCCGCCAGGTTGGTGGTGTCGATGGAAAGCACTTCGGCATAGATCGACGCGGCCGTTGCCGGATCGCCCGCTGCTATCGCGGCGTCGGCCTCGTTGAGGATTTCTGTCACATCGCCTTCCGGCGACGGCATGCCCTGCGTGAGTTTGTCGATAAAGGCGGTGACCTGGCTTTCAGGCACCGCGCCCATGAAACCGTCGGCAGGCTGGCCGTTGACGAAGGCGATCACGGCCGGAATCGACTGGATGCCCATCTGTCCCGGAATTGCCGGATGGTCATCGATGTTCATCTTGACCAGCTTGACCTTGCCCTTCGCGGCCCGGACCGCCTTTTCGAGGCTGGGCGTGAGCTGTTTGCAGGGGCCGCACCATGGCGCCCAGAAGTCGATCAGCACCGGCTGCCGCTTCGATTCCTCGATAACGTCCTTCACGAACGTCTGGGTGGTGGTGTCCTTGATCAGGTCGGGCGGCGTCGTTGCCGCGGGTCCGCTGCCTTGCTCGACTATGGTCACGTGATCCTCGCCTGCCGTATTATTTGGTGAAATTGAGCCGCTTCTAGCATAGCCAGAGCTATAAATGGCGGTCCTTCGGCCGATTTTCAATCGTCGGGATGCCCTAAAGACCTTTGGAAACATCGCTTTGACCACGAATCCATGGAACTGGTCCCGAAATGAAGGATTCCCCCTGTTGCATTGCATGTCCGCTTTTGGCATAGGAAGGCCCGGCGGCGGCGCTTGCGCCCCGCCAATTCTCTGCGATGCGGGTGTAGCTCAGGGGTAGAGCACGACCTTGCCAAGGTCGGGGTCGAGGGTTCGAATCCCTTCGCCCGCTCCAGAAAATTCTTGGCCACGCACGATCCCCGGATCGTTGCGTTCGAATGACAAGCCGCCGCAAGGCGGCTTTGTCGTTTGTACTTTGTTGCTTGCCCCATGCGCGCGCCTGCCGAATACCCGCCTCACGTAGCCGTGGCTATCCAGAGCCGCGGAAGCTGCCTAGCATCGTCATCGGCCCAGACTGAACGGACGATCCGGTCTGGGAATAAAAAGCAAACGTCCGCGGGAGAACGAGATGACAACCAGACTTTCCTGGATGGTAGTGACGTGCCTTGCCGGTGCGATCTTTGCCAGCGCTGGCGCGCAGGCCAAGGACCTCAAGCTGACGACGACGGACACCATGATTCCGACCGGCGAGGCCGGCATTCAACTGTTCGTGCGCAACAAGCATCCGGTCGGCCAGACAAAATTTACCGCCGACAAGATCCTGCTCTACGTCCACGGCGCGACCTATCCGTCGGAAACCGCCTTCGACCTGCCGATCGGCGGCAAGTCGATGATGGATCTGATCGCGGCGCGGGGCTACGACGTCTATCTTGTAGATGTGCGCGGTTATGGCCGCTCGTCCCGGCCGCCTGAAATGAGCCAGCCGCCGGCGGCCAACAAGCCGATCGTCCAGACCCGCGTCGCCGCGAAGGATTTCGGAACTGCGGTCGATTACATCCTCAAGAAGCGCGGCGTTTCCAAGATCAACGTGATGGGCTGGTCGTGGGGCACCTCGACCGTCGGTCTCTACACCAGCGAGAACAACGCCAAGGTGAACCGTCTCGTGCTCTACGCGCCGCAGTGGATTCGCACCGAGCCGCCGCCGGCCAATCCGCCGCAGCTTGGCGCGTACCGGCTCGTCTCGAAGGATTCCGCCAAGGAGCGCTGGCTGAAAGGCGTGCCGGAGGACAAGAAGGCCGATCTTATTCCGGCCGGCGTATTCGATGCATGGGCCGACGCGACCTGGGCGACCGATCCGGATTCGGTGACGAAGAACCCCGGCATGCTGCGCGCGCCGAACGGCGTGGTCGAAGACACGCAGCTTTACTGGGGCGCAGGCAAGGCGCTCTATGATCCGGGCAAGATCACCGTGCCGACATTCGTCCTGCATGCCGAATGGGACGCCGACCTGCCGAGCTACCTGGCGCAGAACTACGTCAAGCAGCTGAAGAACGCGCCCTACTGGCGCATGGTGGAGATCAGCGAAGGCACCCATACGGTGATGATGGAAAAGAACCGCATGCAGTTTTTTCGCGAACTGATGAACTTCCTCTCCGAGGAAAAACCGCTGGCCTTGAACGACTGAGCGTTGGTCAAACCAAAAAACAAAAAGCCGGGCTTCGACCCGGCTTTTGCATGTTAGCTGCGCTTGCCTCAGCCGAGCTGCGATTCGTAAGCCTTCAGGTGCGTGTAGACGATGCGCAGCAGCGGCACGCTGAGCGCGCCTTTTTTGTTGGTCTCGGCGCGACGGATCAGATCGCCGATGATCTGGTCGGCTTCGATTCGGGCGTTGCCCCGGATGTCGCGCAGCATCGACGCGGTCATCTGCGAACCGGGTGCGAACAGTAGGCCGCCCGTCCGCTCAAGAAATTCCGCGCGCGGCGCATGGCCCGCGGCTTCTGCGACCGACGCGATCTCGGCGCGAAGCCCGCGAATGAAATCCGCTCCGCCGGGGGCTGCGGTGATATGCCCGGCTGCGGCGCGCATCAGCGACGTTGCACCCGCCAACGTGGCGAGGAACACCCACTTCTCGTACATCTCCTGGATGATGACGTCGCTGGCCTTGGCATCGAACATGGCGCCTTGCAAGGCCGCCTCAATGCGCCTGGCGCGGTCACCCTTGGGCGTACCGCGCTCGCCGAACGACATCGCCTGTAGGGGCGTGAGGTGCTGGATGACACCCTGAGGGTCCAGCATCGATGCAATCTGGCATTGTCCGCCCATGACACGGTCGATGCCGAATTTCGCATCGAGCACATCGAGATGTTTCATGCCATTGAGGAACGGAATGATCGCGGTCTCAGGGCCGACGGCCGCGGCGAATGATGCAATCGCGTCGTCGAGATCGTAAGCCTTGCAGCTCAGGATGATGACGTCAAACGGCGCCTTGAGGTTTTCGCTGAGAACCGTGGGAGGATTCTTGAGCGTGACGTCGCCGGCCGGGCTCTTGATGACGAGGCCGTTCCTGGCCAGCAGTTCGGCGCGCTTGGCGCGCACCAGAAAGGTGACGTCGCGCCCGGCCTGTAACAGCCTGCCGCCGAAGTATCCGCCGGTCGCTCCAGCCCCGATAACAAGAATTCGCATGTTCAAATCCACTTCTTTCTGAGTGTTGACATGCGATCCTTGCTCGAATGACAGCGCCGGCGCAAGCAGGGCTCGCGCCGGCGTGTTGCTCGGCAGCTATGCGCGTGCGCTTACCATTTTTCGCCGAAGGGGCGTATTTCCATTTCGAACGTCCAGGCGCTGCGCGGCTGCTGGTAGAGCAGCCAGTAGGATTCGGCGACCGAGGACGGCGGCATCAGCAAGTCGGGATTGTCGAGCGCATTCGGACCATTGGCCTCGATGCGGCGCTGGCGCACCCATTCGGTATCGACGCCGGAGTCGATAATCAGGTGCGCGACGTGGATGTTCTTCGGTCCGAGTTCGCGGGCGGTCGCCTGCGCCACGGCGCGCAAGCCGAATTTGGCGCTGGCAAAAGCCGCATATCCGGGGCCGCCGCGCAGGCTGGCGGTCGCGCCGGTGAAGAAGATGTTGCCCTTGCCGCGCGGCAGCATCAAGCGAGCCGCCTCGCGTCCTGCCAGAAAGCCGGAGTAGCAGGCCATTTCCCAAACCTTGCGGAACACCCGCTCCGTGGTGTCGAGAATCGGAAAGTTGACGTTGGCGCCGATGTTGAAGATGCAGACCTCGAGCGGTGCATGCTTGTCGGCATCGCCGAGGAAGGAGACAATCTCGTCTTCCTTGCGCGCGTCGAGCGAGCGGGCATGGATTTCGCCGCCCTCCGCCTCGATCTCCTTGACCAGCGGCGCGAGCTTGTCGCCGTTGCGGCGCCCGGCAAAGACGGTGAAGCCTTCGGACGCGAATTTCTTGGCGATCTCGCCGCCGATATAGTCGCCGGCGCCGATCACGGCGACTGTCGCATTTCTCTTGGCCAAGTTCGCCTCCCTGATGAAGCCGGTTGATACGCGGCGGAAATTGTTTCCGCCGCGCGAGGTTCGAGTCAATTCACTTCACGCCGCCTTATTTGGCGTCGTCGCTGATCAGGCCACCCACCAGATCCCACGCCTTGCCGTTCCAGCGCTGGAGGTTGAGCTGCGTGTACATCTTGTTGTTAGTCGGACCGGTGTTGACCATGATGCCGGGCAGCGACATCGGCAGCGCGAGACCCTTGATGTTGCGGGTCTGCTTCAGGATGTTCTCGCGCGAAAGATCGTTGCCGCATTGCTTGAGCACGGTTTCGAGCACGACACCCTGATGGATGCCGGTAAAGTAGTTGCTGTCGGCAAGATCGGCGCCTGGCATGTATTTTTCCATGAAGGAGCGGTACATTTTCACGCCTTCGTCATTCGCCCATTTCGGATCGTCCGGATCCTTGCGGTAGGTTGCAGTCATCACGCCGGTGGAGATGTCGAGTCCGGCCGGCGCGAGCACGGCGGCGATCGAGCTTGAAATCAGGTTAGTGATGAACAGCGGCTTCCAGCCGGATTCGTGGGTTTTGCGGATCGCCTGCGCGGCGAATTTCGGCGTGCCGGCGAACAGCATCACGGTTGCGCCCGAGCTTTTCAGCGAGACGATCTGGGAATCGATCGTCGGCTGGCTGACTTCGTAGGTGCTGGTCACGACCTTGCTGTCGAAC is a genomic window of Bradyrhizobium sp. G127 containing:
- a CDS encoding ammonium transporter, with the protein product MLRLPRAAARFAATTFVAIFAFAAPAFAGTVKIDAADTAWMITATAFVLMMTIPGLALFYAGMVRKKNVLATMAQSLIAVALISILWVIYGYSLVFVGDGAWIGTLDRILMSGMAMDGVNSAAKTIPEALFAIYQMTFAVITVALVAGSVADRMRFSSYVLFCIGWFTVVYIPLAHWVWGGGFLAQAGVLDFAGGLVVHLSAGTAGLVAAVVMGRRRGYGTENLSPHDLSLAVIGTGLLWVGWFGFNGGSALQAGSRAVMAILATHLAACAGALTWTAIEWITRRKPSVLGMISGAVAGLGTITPASGFVEPWHGIVIGGVAGAICFWACTSLKHRFNYDDTLDVFGIHGVGGLLGTLLTGVFATAAIGGTAGLIEGNPSLLLTQAYGVAVVFVWTGGMTFVLLKIVDMLAGLRVSHEHEVEGLDITQHGEALQ
- a CDS encoding P-II family nitrogen regulator; amino-acid sequence: MKLITAIIKPFKLEEVRLALTAIGVHGMTVTEVKGFGRQKGHTEIYRGAEYIVNFLPKLRIEIAVGSDLADKAVQVITAGARTGQIGDGKVFVTPIENAVRIRTGETDNDAL
- a CDS encoding DUF4339 domain-containing protein, which encodes MSGRSWFVAVGDKQEGPYSEDEFRDLIARGAVRADTYVWADGMPAWQFAGDVPGLLSSGRTPPSIPRQGGAIPAESAQSGQSFSIDFSIWEMTGRALIFVIGFLLVIPAPWVAASFYGWVISRVHVPGRGQLGFTGKPLDIWYVFVALALLTYVGQSGIGYIELLVFPLQAFLSWLSLRWVIANISAQGQPLGLSFTGNAWTYIGWYLLFYLSIITIIGWAWVITAWMRWLCANVEGTRRAISFNATGLEMLWRTLVFSIACIFIIPIPWMIRWYGQWYIAQFSASGRV
- the tesB gene encoding acyl-CoA thioesterase II, which translates into the protein MSKSLIDLLSILDIEQLEVNLFRGTSPKTRWQRVFGGQVIGQAMVAACRTVEGRLPHSLHCYFILPGDPQIPIVYEVERLRDGKSYSTRRVTAIQHGHAIFSIMVSFHAEEEGSFNHQEKMPDVPPPEKLTAEEVSKQPIFKEMPEFIRRYYESDRPIELRPVELGRYFGQKIEDGRIHVWIRTVAKLPEDPALHMCALAYASDFSLLDAVMARYGRTLFDQRMMPASLDHAMWFHRPFRADEWLLYSQDSPSAQGGRGLTRGLIFKQDGTLVASVAQEGSVRERKEKPPA
- a CDS encoding ubiquinone biosynthesis hydroxylase, translated to MSSQRSIVIGGGAFAGLGLALALRQGLGPDIPIVVADPAFAMRPSRDPRASAIVAACRRLFEAVGVWGEVADTAQPILDMVVTDSRLEDAVRPTFLTFSGEVEPGEPFAHMVENRLLIDALTARAEAEGIELTAVAVSTYDSNPDGTRVTLSDGRVIDASLLVAADGARSKLRERAGIATHGWDYDQSGIVVTVGHERDHRGRAEEHFLPAGPFAILPLKGNRSSLVWTESRREAARIVVLPADEFQAELETRFGLHLGEVKALDKPRAFPLGYFVARSFIAERLALVGDAAHVIHPIAGQGLNMGLKDAAALAEVIVDAARLGIDPGQADVLERYQRWRRFDTVAMGVATNSLNLLFSNKSTLLRTVRDIGLGLVDRMPPLKSAFIRQAAGLSGEMPRLLKGEAL
- a CDS encoding HAD hydrolase-like protein, producing MMPYKLAIFDFDGTLSDSLPWFRSVVNSIADKHRFKRIDDDAAEMLRGKTSRDIIKHLEIPKWRLPWISRDMRRLKSENLGDIPLFPGSIGMLERLHAAKILLAIVTSDSESNVRRSLGDAERLFAAFGCGASLFGKSALFTRVMRKLNVKPEDTLCIGDEIRDAEAAAKAGAHFGAVAWGHATREALGATSPALMFETPADIAIKLLHT
- a CDS encoding Trm112 family protein; this encodes MTSPNDRPESSVDPKLLEILVCPQTKGPLEFDSARQELISRSAKLAYPIRDGIPIMLPEEARRID
- a CDS encoding LON peptidase substrate-binding domain-containing protein, whose amino-acid sequence is MPINAEYKGPADLPKVIPIFPLPGALLLPRGQMPLNIFEPRYLQMVDDALRDGHRLIGMIQPDVTHSHSNERPTLFKVGCVGRITQLAESGDGRYILELTGVARFKVAEEQTVLTPYRQCRVDYSAFIDDFTARKGEEDVDRPALLRALTQFLKINQLKVDWDGIESAPNEALVNALAMMSPYGPAEKQALLEAPNLKTRAEILIAVTEMDLAKKRTSGDPPLQ
- the trxA gene encoding thioredoxin — protein: MTIVEQGSGPAATTPPDLIKDTTTQTFVKDVIEESKRQPVLIDFWAPWCGPCKQLTPSLEKAVRAAKGKVKLVKMNIDDHPAIPGQMGIQSIPAVIAFVNGQPADGFMGAVPESQVTAFIDKLTQGMPSPEGDVTEILNEADAAIAAGDPATAASIYAEVLSIDTTNLAALAGLARCYVATGALEQAKQTLAMVPESKRSDAAVSAVQTMLDLAEQAKAVGPVTELEQKVAANPLDHQARFDLAVALNANGKRTEAAGHLMEIVKRDRKWDDDGARKKLVQFFEAWGPNDDATLEGRKRLSTILFS
- a CDS encoding alpha/beta hydrolase, with the translated sequence MTTRLSWMVVTCLAGAIFASAGAQAKDLKLTTTDTMIPTGEAGIQLFVRNKHPVGQTKFTADKILLYVHGATYPSETAFDLPIGGKSMMDLIAARGYDVYLVDVRGYGRSSRPPEMSQPPAANKPIVQTRVAAKDFGTAVDYILKKRGVSKINVMGWSWGTSTVGLYTSENNAKVNRLVLYAPQWIRTEPPPANPPQLGAYRLVSKDSAKERWLKGVPEDKKADLIPAGVFDAWADATWATDPDSVTKNPGMLRAPNGVVEDTQLYWGAGKALYDPGKITVPTFVLHAEWDADLPSYLAQNYVKQLKNAPYWRMVEISEGTHTVMMEKNRMQFFRELMNFLSEEKPLALND
- the panE gene encoding 2-dehydropantoate 2-reductase, whose product is MRILVIGAGATGGYFGGRLLQAGRDVTFLVRAKRAELLARNGLVIKSPAGDVTLKNPPTVLSENLKAPFDVIILSCKAYDLDDAIASFAAAVGPETAIIPFLNGMKHLDVLDAKFGIDRVMGGQCQIASMLDPQGVIQHLTPLQAMSFGERGTPKGDRARRIEAALQGAMFDAKASDVIIQEMYEKWVFLATLAGATSLMRAAAGHITAAPGGADFIRGLRAEIASVAEAAGHAPRAEFLERTGGLLFAPGSQMTASMLRDIRGNARIEADQIIGDLIRRAETNKKGALSVPLLRIVYTHLKAYESQLG
- a CDS encoding SDR family oxidoreductase, producing the protein MAKRNATVAVIGAGDYIGGEIAKKFASEGFTVFAGRRNGDKLAPLVKEIEAEGGEIHARSLDARKEDEIVSFLGDADKHAPLEVCIFNIGANVNFPILDTTERVFRKVWEMACYSGFLAGREAARLMLPRGKGNIFFTGATASLRGGPGYAAFASAKFGLRAVAQATARELGPKNIHVAHLIIDSGVDTEWVRQRRIEANGPNALDNPDLLMPPSSVAESYWLLYQQPRSAWTFEMEIRPFGEKW